One window of the Thalassoroseus pseudoceratinae genome contains the following:
- a CDS encoding CTP synthase — protein sequence MTKHIFVTGGVVSSLGKGLTSASIGLVLERHGLSVRMQKLDPYINVDPGTMSPYQHGEVYVLDDGAETDLDLGHYERFTNSPLSRESNYTSGQIYLRVIERERRGEYLGRTVQVIPHVTDQIKECIRNLARSDVDVVITELGGTVGDIEGLPFLEAIRQIPLDVGKENCLFIHLTLVPYLKAAREAKTKPTQHSVGLLRQIGIQPDVLIVRTEREIEREHLDKIASFCNVEPRAVIEEVDKEFSIYEVPLGLVDHKLDQLIIQKLGLNASPLQMDDWQDLMHRVRHPDSEVRIAVVGKYIDHRDAYKSIYEALDHAGFSHSARVLVKRIEAEDLQKEGVDHLLRGIDGILVPGGFGMRGIEGKIEAVQYARENNIPYFGICLGMQVAVIEFARNVLGLSQAHSTEFDGDTPDPVICILEEQKTVTDKGGTMRLGAQPCRLTEGSRVAECYGTTEISERHRHRYEFNPEYEERFVNAGLVPTGTHESGLLVEVVEVPDHPWFVAVQFHPEFRSKPQDAHPLFREFVGAALKRHKDRAGSGAN from the coding sequence ATGACCAAGCATATTTTCGTCACCGGTGGTGTTGTCAGTTCTTTGGGCAAAGGGCTCACGAGTGCGTCGATCGGATTGGTTCTCGAACGACACGGCCTCTCCGTGCGGATGCAAAAGCTCGACCCGTACATCAACGTCGATCCCGGCACGATGAGCCCGTACCAGCACGGTGAGGTGTACGTACTCGACGACGGTGCCGAAACCGATTTGGACCTCGGTCACTACGAACGGTTTACGAATAGCCCGTTGTCGCGAGAGTCGAACTACACATCCGGACAGATTTATCTGCGGGTGATCGAACGGGAACGTCGCGGCGAATATCTCGGCCGAACCGTGCAGGTCATCCCGCATGTGACCGATCAAATCAAAGAATGTATCCGGAATCTTGCGCGGTCGGATGTCGATGTTGTCATCACCGAACTCGGTGGCACGGTCGGCGATATCGAGGGTCTGCCGTTCTTGGAAGCGATTCGGCAAATCCCGCTGGATGTCGGCAAAGAAAATTGCTTGTTCATTCACCTCACGTTGGTGCCGTACTTGAAAGCCGCTCGGGAAGCGAAGACCAAACCAACTCAGCACAGCGTCGGGTTGCTTCGTCAGATCGGGATTCAACCGGATGTGCTGATCGTCCGCACGGAACGCGAAATCGAACGCGAACATCTCGATAAAATCGCATCGTTCTGCAATGTGGAGCCGCGAGCGGTCATCGAGGAAGTCGATAAGGAATTTTCGATTTACGAAGTCCCGCTCGGTTTGGTGGATCACAAACTCGATCAGTTGATCATCCAAAAGCTCGGTTTGAATGCCAGTCCGTTGCAAATGGACGATTGGCAAGACTTGATGCATCGTGTCCGGCATCCAGATTCCGAAGTGCGAATCGCGGTTGTCGGGAAGTACATCGACCATCGCGATGCCTACAAGTCGATTTACGAAGCCCTCGACCACGCCGGTTTCAGTCACTCCGCACGGGTGTTGGTCAAGCGGATCGAAGCCGAAGATTTGCAGAAGGAAGGCGTCGATCATCTGTTGCGTGGTATCGATGGAATTCTGGTACCTGGTGGCTTCGGCATGCGAGGCATCGAGGGCAAAATTGAAGCGGTTCAGTATGCCCGTGAGAACAACATTCCGTATTTCGGAATTTGCCTGGGTATGCAAGTCGCGGTGATCGAATTCGCTCGGAACGTGCTCGGTTTGTCGCAAGCTCACAGCACGGAGTTCGACGGAGACACACCCGACCCGGTGATTTGTATTCTCGAAGAACAGAAGACCGTCACCGACAAAGGCGGCACGATGCGGCTGGGTGCTCAACCGTGCCGACTCACCGAAGGGTCTCGGGTCGCCGAGTGCTACGGCACGACGGAGATCAGCGAACGGCATCGGCACCGCTACGAATTCAATCCCGAATACGAAGAACGCTTCGTAAACGCCGGACTGGTTCCTACGGGTACCCACGAGAGTGGTTTGCTGGTGGAGGTTGTCGAAGTGCCCGATCACCCGTGGTTCGTGGCGGTTCAGTTCCATCCGGAATTTCGGTCCAAACCCCAGGACGCGCACCCGCTCTTCCGCGAGTTCGTGGGAGCCGCATTGAAACGGCACAAAGATCGAGCCGGTTCCGGTGCTAATTGA
- a CDS encoding TolC family protein, whose protein sequence is MHLSPMTHRVSGCVVAGILAILAGCASNPPKLHYLGDADLNYYKEAATQVEYPLVFSDTTGEAMATDLPRTIEDRRKDEIWDLSLEEALHLALENNAVIRTASEFRQRGGVLANATNTPSIYDPAIQESGVLFGGRGVESALSAFDPTLNVSMNWGRDEQIQNSLFFNPITSLTDDATSPRIGPAGELVSETGNFQASLQKQFASGGQLSLTHTWLYSGVNNPNVLFPSSYTGLAQLGYRQPLLAGAGTEFTRIAGPIAQSFGGLTGVNQGVVITRINADITIAQFETSVRNLARDVERLYWQLYLQYRLYDIAVVARNSALRTWREVSLIIEAGGARDLGREDELQAKAQYFETRALVKSALSNIYSTETQLRRIMGQPVNDGRIIRPIDEPPLAKFVPDWHVSLAQALTNRVELRTQKFNIKSLELQLQAAKSLTKPRLDFVSSYNVNGFGDDLFGENDNDGRTSQGLASGYETMTQGDQTGWGLGFEMTWQIGLRSAHAQVRNLELRLAKAREALAVQEMDISHEVAATFQDLAANYGTAEEQFNRRTAAAERVEVFRTKQALGSVTLDLVLRAQRERAAADQAYYTSLVEYSQSIADYHYFTGSMLEANNIHIGEGGWRPEAYHQALRRAWARSYAFEHDMTDERPAVFASEIPVETVPYDPAQLNQASDVSLEIPNLLEEDAAVDTPLIPVPEPAVDQPAEDDAGSSLPIPDAPKADYDGETAENRFLSRRSQGARPASFQKVGLQDIDATANDHRFMEPKQEESLDLIPGRDFLK, encoded by the coding sequence ATGCACTTGTCGCCGATGACGCACCGAGTCTCGGGTTGCGTGGTTGCCGGAATATTGGCAATCCTCGCCGGTTGCGCGAGCAATCCTCCCAAACTGCATTACCTCGGTGATGCCGATTTGAACTACTACAAAGAAGCCGCCACGCAGGTCGAGTACCCACTCGTCTTCTCCGATACCACCGGAGAGGCGATGGCGACCGACCTGCCACGAACCATCGAAGATCGTCGCAAGGATGAGATCTGGGATCTCTCGTTGGAAGAAGCCTTGCACTTGGCGTTGGAGAACAATGCCGTCATTCGGACGGCCAGTGAATTCCGTCAACGCGGCGGCGTGCTAGCCAACGCAACGAACACCCCGAGTATCTACGACCCCGCGATTCAAGAATCCGGCGTGCTGTTTGGTGGACGTGGTGTGGAGTCCGCGTTGTCGGCATTCGATCCGACGTTGAATGTCTCAATGAACTGGGGTCGCGACGAACAAATTCAGAACAGTTTGTTCTTCAACCCCATTACCTCACTTACCGACGACGCCACATCGCCGCGAATCGGACCGGCGGGGGAACTTGTTTCCGAAACCGGGAACTTCCAGGCAAGTTTGCAGAAGCAGTTCGCATCCGGCGGACAGCTCTCGTTGACGCACACTTGGCTTTATTCCGGTGTGAACAACCCGAACGTGTTGTTCCCCTCGTCGTACACGGGATTGGCACAATTGGGGTATCGGCAACCGTTGCTCGCTGGTGCCGGAACCGAGTTCACCCGAATTGCCGGCCCGATCGCACAAAGTTTCGGCGGTCTGACCGGGGTGAACCAAGGGGTTGTGATCACACGAATCAACGCCGACATCACCATCGCGCAGTTTGAGACGTCGGTTCGCAACTTGGCTCGCGACGTGGAGCGTTTGTATTGGCAGTTGTACTTGCAATATCGTCTGTACGACATCGCCGTTGTGGCTCGCAACAGTGCGCTCCGAACGTGGCGGGAAGTGTCGCTCATCATCGAAGCCGGTGGTGCCCGTGATCTTGGACGGGAAGACGAACTGCAAGCAAAGGCCCAATACTTTGAAACGCGGGCTCTCGTCAAATCGGCGTTGTCGAACATCTACTCGACCGAAACACAGTTGCGACGCATCATGGGTCAACCTGTGAACGATGGTCGCATCATTCGTCCAATTGACGAACCGCCGTTGGCCAAGTTCGTCCCGGACTGGCATGTCAGTTTGGCCCAAGCGTTGACCAATCGCGTCGAATTGCGAACCCAGAAGTTCAACATCAAGAGCCTCGAACTTCAGTTGCAAGCCGCGAAAAGCCTGACCAAACCCCGTTTGGACTTCGTCAGCAGTTACAACGTCAATGGTTTCGGCGACGATTTGTTTGGCGAAAACGACAATGACGGCCGGACTTCGCAGGGGTTGGCCAGCGGATACGAAACGATGACGCAGGGCGACCAAACCGGTTGGGGTCTTGGCTTTGAAATGACATGGCAGATCGGGTTGCGATCGGCACACGCTCAGGTGCGAAACCTCGAGCTGCGATTGGCGAAAGCTCGTGAAGCACTCGCCGTGCAGGAAATGGATATCAGTCACGAAGTCGCGGCGACCTTCCAAGACTTGGCCGCCAACTACGGAACCGCCGAGGAACAGTTCAACCGACGAACCGCTGCCGCCGAACGGGTGGAAGTCTTCCGCACGAAACAGGCGTTGGGGTCGGTCACATTGGACTTGGTGTTGCGTGCTCAACGAGAGCGGGCAGCCGCCGATCAGGCGTACTACACGAGTCTCGTCGAGTACTCTCAATCCATCGCTGACTACCACTACTTCACCGGCAGTATGTTGGAAGCGAACAACATTCACATCGGCGAAGGTGGCTGGCGTCCGGAAGCGTATCATCAAGCCTTGCGACGAGCATGGGCCCGCAGCTACGCCTTCGAACATGACATGACCGACGAACGACCGGCCGTGTTCGCGAGTGAAATCCCTGTGGAAACGGTTCCTTACGATCCGGCTCAGTTGAATCAAGCGAGCGACGTGAGCCTGGAGATTCCGAACTTGCTCGAAGAAGACGCTGCCGTCGATACGCCACTGATCCCCGTGCCGGAACCGGCCGTCGATCAGCCGGCAGAAGACGATGCGGGTTCGTCACTACCGATTCCCGATGCTCCGAAAGCGGACTACGACGGAGAGACTGCGGAAAACCGGTTCCTGTCGCGTCGGTCCCAAGGGGCACGCCCGGCGAGCTTCCAAAAAGTTGGGCTACAGGACATCGACGCTACCGCAAACGACCACCGCTTCATGGAACCCAAGCAGGAAGAGTCTCTGGACTTAATTCCCGGACGTGACTTCCTGAAGTAA
- a CDS encoding DUF962 domain-containing protein, translated as MKRIVANYIARHQNRWNQILHWIGVPLTFVVSVVFLVREQWLAAAAAFIGGYCLQFIGHAIEGNDAGELILLKKLRGIPYTEFGPSTKQSNFSD; from the coding sequence GTGAAACGCATTGTTGCCAATTACATCGCGCGCCATCAAAACCGATGGAACCAAATTCTGCACTGGATCGGTGTGCCGTTGACGTTTGTTGTCTCTGTGGTTTTCCTAGTCCGTGAGCAGTGGTTGGCCGCTGCAGCTGCGTTCATTGGAGGCTATTGTTTGCAATTCATTGGACATGCAATCGAGGGAAATGACGCTGGCGAACTGATTTTGCTCAAAAAATTACGGGGAATTCCCTATACCGAATTCGGCCCGTCGACAAAACAGTCAAACTTTTCCGATTGA
- a CDS encoding helix-turn-helix transcriptional regulator: MAPQDRLLRLLRIVRLLQSGRPYTSTELAKESDVSQRTIFRDLQLLQRAGIVYSRDESDTGYVLQDATLLPSTDFTLAETLALLVLCNQLGDTTKGIPFQRDARSAALKLLSSLPGELRDELSELTQSISIDLGPHNTLHHAHAAYDALTMAISDGRKIHLHYGSLSSEGDIETTLSPYHLLFKNRSWYVVGYSQLHDETRIFNVGRIQKWELLAESFECPASFKIERFLGNAWALIPERGRRTRVVLRFQPMVAKNVAEVRWHKTQQIFWNDDGTLEFQVVVDGLTEIRWWILGYGAQVEVLEPLQLRNNIRDSIEQMRQIYAEDD, translated from the coding sequence ATGGCGCCACAAGATCGGCTACTTCGACTGCTGCGAATTGTACGACTGTTACAATCAGGACGACCCTATACATCAACGGAGTTAGCCAAGGAAAGCGACGTCAGCCAACGCACGATCTTTCGAGATTTACAGCTGTTGCAGCGAGCGGGCATTGTCTACAGCCGCGACGAATCCGACACTGGTTACGTGCTGCAAGACGCTACGTTGCTGCCCTCCACTGATTTCACGTTGGCCGAGACGCTCGCGTTGCTGGTGCTGTGTAACCAGCTTGGCGACACCACCAAAGGAATTCCCTTCCAACGCGATGCCCGTTCTGCGGCATTGAAACTTCTCAGCAGTTTGCCCGGGGAATTACGGGATGAACTTAGCGAGCTGACCCAGTCGATTTCCATTGATCTCGGACCGCACAACACGCTGCATCATGCCCATGCTGCATACGATGCACTAACGATGGCGATTAGCGACGGGCGGAAGATTCACTTACATTACGGCAGTTTGAGCAGCGAAGGCGACATCGAAACCACACTCTCGCCGTATCATCTCTTGTTCAAGAATCGCAGTTGGTACGTCGTCGGATATTCGCAGTTGCACGACGAAACCCGAATTTTCAATGTCGGTCGGATTCAAAAATGGGAACTGCTTGCCGAATCGTTTGAGTGCCCTGCAAGCTTCAAGATCGAACGCTTCCTCGGAAACGCCTGGGCTCTGATTCCCGAACGAGGTCGCCGCACACGGGTGGTCTTGCGATTTCAACCGATGGTCGCGAAAAACGTCGCTGAAGTCCGCTGGCATAAGACGCAACAAATTTTTTGGAACGACGACGGTACGCTAGAGTTCCAAGTCGTTGTGGACGGACTCACCGAAATTCGTTGGTGGATTCTTGGATACGGGGCCCAAGTCGAAGTGCTCGAACCCTTGCAGCTTCGCAACAACATCCGCGATAGCATCGAGCAAATGCGTCAAATCTACGCCGAAGACGACTGA
- a CDS encoding trypsin-like peptidase domain-containing protein, whose protein sequence is MDRPSDFTLPIPMRILLRASPMPHDQLHCPACDVTIRFRDGLPDREWIRCPRCREEIDLTDFGLGSSSATVEYGADDLEILDDDNRRDPFDDIFEGQPSRQRRRSRGPVQPSSNGVWFGIAGGAVAILALAVALVIVLLQNDNPPAQQAPIAQNDQPQFAPNIPVPPKPKLPDFKPRPVPQPQLVPQPMPPGGEDIAHVTAEPKLELPKVNPPLTAEKPVVVKKQSEPKDIVPAPPTNPANAEAAPPRKLRYGWKPGGVYTFQVKIKAGFKDYSEDMSGLCTYTAFNDRDHHPAEWEPEKGSGTGFVISPDGYMATCAHVVENASSIEVDLGGKTYAATTVATDHARDLAIIRITAKDLPVLPLGDSKVVELAQDVRAIGYPLTGVLGRSVKVTKGTIAGFIDDEDGKTFQVDASINPGNSGGPLVNNRGEVIGIASAKLTGNKVSNVGFAVPSEDLQKMAKAHKVSLGGEKSEIDLDGPILAKRVTPAIGLVRVTIGPIQGDEQFVLKYNGLLTHYKRTKRSYLRGPSTPGHTNNHGRMTIDELGNIIDGGEPASIPYLLGPLAHLPFDPLPRQQRTRWNVDRSVILQHTRSENDNFGPFYVPRFRSRFAPSPFGRKETITLLAAEESRSYRIASVTDEAYVIDRQYDFKTTENAEKPAFRLKGSGTITIDRTDMLPRKIEHELVFETNTEFKTVRTPLSVTIHRMTEQEVAEQKKRSEELAAKAKADLARRKAERNSPEKLAEHLKTIEDGDRLRWYSAMSALSRFTPSDHEEKRADVLKVLKELTQDTSTSVQREARSAYLVWADENELDTVLEFMKDSSGSVRRKAIEAAGRIGGDKAAEAIAARMSEPLDRLNVKQALVAIGQKSVPFLAKWIDHSDRNLRMDVYRALGEIGGDDAKALLEEQAKADPESIGRSTASYALRRLNR, encoded by the coding sequence ATTCGATTCCGCGACGGTCTTCCCGATCGTGAATGGATCCGCTGCCCACGTTGCCGGGAGGAAATCGACCTCACGGACTTCGGTCTTGGCTCGTCCTCGGCCACCGTCGAATACGGTGCTGACGACTTGGAAATCTTGGACGATGACAATCGCCGCGATCCGTTCGACGATATTTTCGAAGGTCAGCCGTCCCGCCAGCGACGACGTTCCCGCGGGCCGGTTCAACCGTCTTCGAACGGTGTTTGGTTCGGGATTGCCGGGGGTGCGGTGGCCATTCTCGCGTTGGCGGTTGCGTTGGTGATTGTCTTGCTGCAGAACGACAATCCCCCGGCTCAGCAAGCCCCGATTGCCCAAAACGATCAGCCGCAGTTCGCTCCCAACATCCCCGTCCCTCCAAAACCCAAGTTGCCCGATTTCAAACCGCGACCCGTGCCGCAACCGCAATTGGTGCCACAACCGATGCCGCCGGGAGGCGAAGATATTGCCCATGTGACAGCGGAACCGAAGCTGGAACTGCCGAAAGTCAATCCCCCGCTGACGGCGGAAAAACCAGTTGTTGTAAAGAAGCAGTCGGAACCGAAAGACATCGTTCCTGCTCCACCCACCAATCCGGCCAATGCCGAAGCTGCTCCGCCACGGAAACTGCGTTACGGGTGGAAACCCGGCGGCGTTTACACGTTCCAAGTCAAAATCAAAGCGGGCTTCAAGGACTATTCCGAGGACATGTCCGGGCTCTGCACCTACACCGCGTTCAATGATCGCGATCATCACCCCGCCGAATGGGAACCTGAGAAAGGCAGCGGAACGGGGTTCGTCATCAGTCCGGATGGCTACATGGCAACTTGTGCTCATGTCGTGGAGAATGCTAGCTCGATTGAAGTGGATCTCGGCGGAAAAACGTATGCCGCGACGACCGTCGCCACCGATCACGCTCGCGATTTGGCGATCATCCGCATCACCGCGAAGGATTTGCCTGTATTGCCGTTGGGGGATTCAAAGGTCGTCGAGTTGGCCCAAGATGTCCGTGCGATTGGTTATCCGTTGACGGGTGTGCTCGGCCGGAGTGTGAAAGTCACCAAAGGTACAATTGCCGGGTTCATCGACGACGAAGACGGCAAGACCTTCCAAGTCGATGCGAGCATCAACCCCGGCAATTCCGGTGGACCGTTGGTCAACAATCGTGGCGAAGTCATCGGCATCGCAAGCGCGAAACTGACCGGCAACAAAGTCTCCAACGTCGGTTTCGCGGTGCCTTCGGAAGATCTCCAGAAGATGGCGAAGGCCCACAAAGTTTCGCTAGGCGGAGAGAAATCGGAAATCGATTTAGACGGTCCGATTCTTGCCAAACGTGTCACGCCGGCCATTGGGTTGGTGCGGGTGACGATTGGGCCGATCCAGGGCGACGAACAGTTCGTGCTGAAATACAACGGGCTCCTCACGCACTACAAACGCACGAAACGCAGCTATCTTCGCGGACCAAGCACGCCGGGACACACCAACAACCATGGTCGAATGACGATCGATGAACTCGGCAACATCATCGACGGTGGTGAACCGGCATCGATTCCGTACCTCTTGGGACCACTCGCCCATTTGCCATTCGATCCGTTGCCCCGCCAACAACGAACTCGTTGGAACGTTGATCGATCCGTCATCCTTCAGCACACGCGATCGGAAAATGACAATTTCGGCCCGTTCTACGTTCCCCGATTTCGCTCTCGATTCGCACCGTCTCCGTTCGGGCGGAAGGAGACAATCACTCTGTTGGCGGCGGAGGAAAGCCGGAGTTACCGAATTGCTTCGGTGACGGACGAGGCGTATGTCATCGATCGCCAATACGACTTCAAGACGACAGAAAACGCGGAAAAACCAGCGTTTCGACTGAAAGGCAGCGGGACCATCACGATCGACCGCACGGATATGCTGCCGCGAAAAATCGAACATGAATTGGTGTTCGAGACCAACACGGAATTCAAGACTGTCCGCACACCATTGAGCGTCACAATTCATCGGATGACCGAGCAAGAGGTGGCGGAACAGAAGAAACGAAGCGAAGAACTCGCTGCCAAAGCCAAGGCCGACCTCGCTCGTCGGAAGGCGGAGAGGAATTCACCGGAGAAGCTCGCCGAGCATCTCAAGACCATCGAAGACGGCGATCGCCTTCGCTGGTATTCGGCGATGTCTGCGTTGAGCCGATTCACGCCGAGCGATCACGAAGAGAAACGTGCGGACGTCTTGAAAGTTCTCAAAGAATTGACGCAAGATACCAGCACCAGTGTGCAACGCGAGGCCCGATCGGCATACTTGGTTTGGGCGGACGAAAACGAACTGGACACCGTCCTCGAATTTATGAAGGATTCCAGCGGTTCTGTGCGACGAAAAGCCATCGAGGCGGCGGGACGGATCGGCGGTGACAAAGCGGCCGAGGCGATCGCAGCCCGAATGTCCGAACCACTGGACCGCCTGAACGTGAAACAAGCATTGGTGGCGATCGGGCAAAAGTCGGTCCCGTTTCTTGCGAAATGGATCGACCATTCGGATCGCAACCTCCGCATGGATGTGTATCGAGCGCTCGGTGAAATCGGTGGCGATGATGCGAAAGCCTTGCTAGAAGAACAGGCAAAAGCCGATCCGGAAAGCATCGGCCGATCCACCGCGAGTTACGCCCTCCGGCGTTTGAATCGTTAA